CATTACTTAAAATTTCAGAGGTCAAaataccttcttctttttttttcttttgataagtaGGTCAAAATACCTTGTTGTTGAATGCCATTAACACATTTCCACTTCTTTGAACAGCATATCTTGATCCTGATCAACAATTAAGTTGCCAatctaatgaattttttaaaccaaatcaTTTGCAACCATAGAGGCAAATTGGAAGATTTTTGTAATACCAATCAAAAGGTGGATGACAGATCCCAAAGAATGTCCAATGCCAAAAGTAGGAAGATCTTGTATCTGCATTATTAagaattgttatttttatatatttatttattttcaacgGTTCAAAAAATGCCTAGTTCTGCAAACAGCAACCAAACTCACTGTTTCTTGCAGAAACCGACAACACCTATCAAATTTGAACTGGACCTCATCTGCAATATAGAAGTGATCAAATCCACTGGCATATGGAGTTGCAATCACCAATATACCCCTACATCACAAAGAaaaggttttatgatttttattttttttaattcgttAACATAACTCCACAAGATTCCACTCGCAAAGGATAGCCTAGAGAATTAAAAAAGCATTCAATCTGTAGAACAAAACAGCCAAGGGCCAAATCCAACtttaatttgagagagagagagagagagagagaaggtagAATATGAGTAGACCTTAATAGCCCAAGAGAGAGATttcagcacaatattaaaattttatcccacaaaatatgaaatttagaGAATATGGAATGGAATGtgtataaaacaaaacaaaaattgaaaaagatatCTGCATGTAGAAGAACCACACATGTATCAAAATGCATAACTAACAACCAAATCGTTTGATTATCTTTTAATAGCGTCTGAAAAAAGTGACTCACTTTTCTGAAAGCCGCTCAAGGAACATACGGTAGGTAAGCTGAGGAGCAGCTCCAACAAATATACCACCAACAAAATGTACAACTGACTTGGGTGTTGAGTTTCTTGGTTTCAGAACCCATGCTCCCTGAGATATTATAATGAAAAATCTTTAACAATGCTACAGAGAatatctttccaaaaaaaaaaaaatatatatatatatatatatatatataaagagaaaaaaaaaatgtgactgCCAATTTGAGTTGGTATCAAACCAATGCTACACAATTGGGTGTAGGGTTTGTACTAGTACAAGATATATAAAAAGCCTTTAAATCTATGATATTTAATATGTATTAATTCTTTTAAACTCAACCCAACTCAATTAAGCCATGGTCACAACTGATCTAACtcctttgagagagagagagctattaTGGCATAGTTCCGGTGTTGAAGCGAACATTGCACAAAATTAGAATAGAAAAAATGGATCTTGTTATAATCTGTTTTTGAATTGCATAGTATTAATGGGAAATTTTCCAAAACCTTTAGCACAATGAAATATGGATATGGAGTTCACCACGAGTCAGACAAAACATTCCTGCATAAAAATTGCTTTCCATTTAATGGTGCAACAATAGTGATGCATAGTATACTTTGGCCCTGCCTCTAAAGATATAGATGCATAAAATTAGTAATCACGACACTGGGAGTGGGAGTACCTAATTGTATTGTTCATAtaactgaaaataaaatttcagcAAAGCATACCTCCACTTCACTCCAATCTCCAAAACCGCTCCAACCAGCTTGTGATTGCCTTACGGTCTCCGTAAGTAATCTGCAAATATACatacacaaaagaagaaaaactaagtTTATAGTTAGTTTCGAACTGCAGAAACAGAAAAAAGAGGCATAACCCACCTACCTCTCAATATCGGAGTAAAGTTGAATTCCAgttggttgttgttgtggtaATTGTTTATCATCAGAATTGTAATAGATTCTGGTTGGCCCTCTGCAACGATTTCTGGAATTAAGGAGCAGTTGAAAAGTGCGATGACGGTTGTTGGAGAAGCTGAGGTTGATACTGGTActtgttgtttttgggtttttaacaTTAGCCTCAACAAGGTGGGGATGCCGGGTCCCTACTCCTAGACAAGAGGCCATCCCAAAAACAcccacaaagaaaagaaaagaaaacagctGACAAAAACACAAGTTCAAATTGAAAACCCaatcgctctctctctctctctcttttcccctaaattaaattaaaatctaTCTGTATCTGTACAGTACAAGACAAGTAAGTATTAGTAACGTAACTAAACACTCTTTGCGCCCAACTCTTTCCCCCAATTCATATCAACTGTCTATTGAGTATAGACTATATAA
This genomic stretch from Quercus lobata isolate SW786 chromosome 3, ValleyOak3.0 Primary Assembly, whole genome shotgun sequence harbors:
- the LOC115981964 gene encoding uncharacterized protein LOC115981964, whose amino-acid sequence is MASCLGVGTRHPHLVEANVKNPKTTSTSINLSFSNNRHRTFQLLLNSRNRCRGPTRIYYNSDDKQLPQQQPTGIQLYSDIERLLTETVRQSQAGWSGFGDWSEVEGAWVLKPRNSTPKSVVHFVGGIFVGAAPQLTYRMFLERLSEKGILVIATPYASGFDHFYIADEVQFKFDRCCRFLQETIQDLPTFGIGHSLGSVIHLLIGSRYAVQRSGNVLMAFNNKEASLAVPLFSPVLVPMAQSMGPLLSQIASSPTIRLGAEMTLKQLENLSPPIMKQVLPLVEQLPPLYMDLVKGREDFVPKPEETRKLIKSYYGISRNLLVKFKDDSIDETSTLAQVLSSESAISSMLDMSIRLLPGDHGLPLQQALPDVPPAMANAVNRGSELLANLTVGTPWETVAKEVGNTLGVDSTILRANISKDVDLLVDVITAWMASNSGPKLLRP